The stretch of DNA tccaattccagatttcttCTTTAAAATCATGGACTTAATTTGAATTTCCTGTTTAATTGCTTGCACCAATGTTGGAATCATACCACCCAGGATCCAAATTTTTAGCTGTATCCAGTGACCACTAGCTTCCATTCTTAAAGGTAATCTTAATTTCAGGGAAAGCTGGGACAATGGGACATGTTAACCTTTCATCCTGGAGAAGTCTGAATTTAAATCAGAtctgtagtacagaacttgattaCTGAAAAGAGATATGTTGCTGAAACTTATCTTGAactcaggacaaatgcaaaaatgtcaaatttcaaactatcacaaCATTTTatgctgcaggagaaaaggggtgATTAACTGGCAAGTTCAATCAACttgccaatcagcaccccttctgtcatgcagtataaattgtgattatttgaaatttggtattctcacatttgtcctgatgagtgcaagaaaaagcttcagcaacatgtctcttcaGCATTAATCAGATTGATAATATGAAGGTGCAATGTGTCAACCCTAGGGGAAAAAAGGGCAGTTTCACCCTAGCACCTAGCATTTTATATTTGGACATGTACAAGTTTTGCAATTTTAAAGACCAGCACAAGGATGTGATCTTCTGggcttgttttattcattcatgggatgtgggcttcgctggctgggtcagcatttattgcccatccctagttgcccttgaaaaaggtggtggtaagctgccttcttgaaccactgcagtccatgttgtgtaggtttacccacagtgctgttaggaaggaagttccaggattttgacccagtgacagtgaaggaacagcgatttatttctaagtcaggatggtgggtgacttggagaggaacttccaggtggtgttcccatctaaaaTAGATCAACTTAGTGCACTCTTTCCATGCCCTCCATCCCTAAAAGCCATCAGCAGCCAAGCCTTCAGCCACCTATACTCCATGATTTGGCATTTCCTCTCCAAACTTTACTTTCAAGACCTCTGTAAAGCCCATCTGTGTCCCTTTGATTTAGCCTttcattgcatttatatagttccttCAGGTGTGAATTGTGGGCGAAGCAGTTATACTCTTCAGTTGTTACATGTATTGTGGAAGCGTTTATATACAGGGTGCCTCATTGAAAGTGCCACATTTAATAACAATTCAGAGTAGGGAAAGGAAAGACAACTCTACCTGGCATGCatctctgccaccttcaaagaaccCAGCACAAATCATCTGTTTAGTTATCCTTGGCATGACCTCTTGGCACTGGCTATTGTTGAAAACCTTCACTTCAGTCTGCAAAAGCTCATTACTAGGTGATCCTGGCAAGTCGGAAAAGAAAAAGCATTTGTAAGCCAAAAATAGTAATATTTAAAAGGTGAATGATAGAACTGACATCTCTCCATTGAATCCTTGTTTCAATCAAGCGGATCAACACCTAGTCAGTCATTTCCTTTCTGCTAAGTTCCTAACCATCACACGGATTGGAACAAATAAGGTTAACTTAATCAGGGCTTATGCCAATACTGTCTAGCCAGCCTTTCATTTATTGTACAGGTTTACTTTTGGCCCTATAGAAAAAAAGGATCATTTCTCCAACAAAGTAATAACTGCAGAGCCACCAGTCTCTTTTGTGGGACCAAAAGTTATTCTTCTGAACCCTGCAAAGAAAGCTCAGGTCTCCTGTTACACCAGACTCCTTGGAACCCATCACCTAACatgttaataaaagcaaaatactgcagatgctggaaatatgaaaatagaatgctggaaatctcagcaggtctggcagcatctgaggagagacaGCACTAATGTTTGAGTCCAATAGGACTTTTCTTCAGAACCATTATTATGCAACATGTTAATGACTGGCCATGGGCCCCCTCATTTCTGTTGGCCAAGAGCAACTTACTGCCCACTCTGCATGACTAGTGCTAGATTAGGGGGGCTTAATCCTGATTTCTGCAGCTGTGGGAGAGTTTCTTACTCCGTCTCCTGCCTATCCAGATTTAAAAAGCAAGGCCTAATCTTCCAGTTTAATGTTCCATACGTCATACGGAGCAGTAAACAAATATAGCAAAGGAATGAAGTATATCGTGCATTGATAAAAAAAAGTTGTTACAGCTATACAAGATACATATGGTTTGTGCTATTTTGCAAAATTATTCAAGATCAATGACCAAATTAAATCATATTCTAGACATGATTTTTATTAACATTTTGAATAGTGCTGCACAAAATGTCACCTGTTGAAGTTGGTTAATTGCTATCTTTGGTGATTGCATAGTTCTCCCAGTTATCCCCTGCCTTCATATCATATCACCCAGTTAGTTTAATGGTTAATGAAAATGTAAAGCTTAGTAAATACCAGAATAGTATGATAAATTTATGCATGCCTTCTGTGTTAATGTTTCCAGCTAGATTCTAAAAATAACCCTTGTAAATCAAGTTTCCAACTtgcttttccatttttaaaactcCTCAGAAATCCATGCTGAGTGCTTGGGGAAATCACTGAAATCAGTAGCAATCTATGTTGATGGCTTTTAAGAGAAAGGTATGAAAATATTTGGAACTGCAATTTAAATGTACACTTCAACTCTAATAAAATTAAGGTTTTAGATATATACCGTTTTCCTCTGTTGTACCCCACCCAATAATTATGCACCTCCTGCCAGAAATGAATGATGCTGTAGCTGCAGGCAGACAAGCTGGTTGGACAAAATTTGTATATTGAACTGGATGTGCCAGCTCCAAAAGTGCAACATCATAATCAAAAGAAGAAGATGTCTTTTGAGGATGAATGATTATCTTCTTAATTGTTTGACGCTGAACTTCGTGTTTGTTTGGCTGATCCAGGAAACGCAGGCCAAAAACAGCAGTCCAGATCGCTGTGTTATTCCTATAATTCAAAACAGGAAAAAATGTCACAAGCTCTCTTGGAAAAAATTGACTAATAAACTTGTTTAAATTTCCTACATCCAGAACTCAGCTGGGACTGATCAATTCGATAGGTAGGATGGAGAAACTAAAACTGGCATGAGTGCATTAATCTTGCTTAAGGTTTGCCAGTTTTGTCCTTGTTCTGACAAGGTCAAGGTGTGTCCAGATTCTTCTCCCCACACATCAGTAGAATAACAATTAACTTAATGAAATGGTAGTTTAACTGTGGATCATCATTTGACACATCCTCTGGGAACTACATTTATTTTGGCCTCAACAACTCCATTTGGACTCTCACCCAACCTAAGTAGCATTTATGCAAACTCTTCCAcctttaaattaaaatgcagaacataCTTAACTCCCTATCTAGATACTATGTACTTCTGACACTTATATCAAGATGTTCTTTGGCAGTCATTCCAAATATACTTGTGGAAACCCCAGAATCATTTGAGGAGCAATTGGATCATGAAGTGGGTGGTCTGAGGTCTTACTGGCTAAATGAAAAAAAAGTGACCAAATAGCCTTTGTAATCACTTGTGAAGTAGTGAAACAAATAGAAAAAAGCAAGAGTCCAGCACTTGTGAAATACATGGCTCCATCAGGGAAAATATCAGCAAGTATCATTGGAAAGTTATTAAAATGACACCCTTATTTGTCAGCTAGATAAAGTTCAAATCAGAGTTATGGCAAATCATCAGTTTGTCACTAATGTACAAGCTGCTTCTTAGAAAAGTTGAGTATATAATGCTTTATTTAGAGACAAATATCCAATGGCAGAGGCCACATTTAGGACTTTTTTTTTCAGAAAATATCTAATGCTACAATTTTAATAGCATTTATGCAAGTTCAATAAGGTTGTTACCCATTAGCATTGATCCATCACAAGTCCATTGTTCAAGGCTAAAAAAGTAAAAATTTCATCCATTGTGTCCACGGAATCGTAACCAAGGAAGCAATGAGGATCTGTGCAAGAGCTACCTAAATTAGTTCAGCTCATTGCCCTGCAAATTTTACCTTTTCTAGTATATATCCAAGTCCCCTCTTAAAGTTACTACTGAAACTATTTCCACCACCTTTCAGCAGGGCAATCTAGGTcacaacaaaaaacaaaaatcccCATGCAGATTATGACAGTTTAAAAATAGTTAGAAAAAGTAATGTTCTAAGGTAGTCAGGCAAGAAATGCCATGAGAAGGTTGGATTGGAATAGGGAACAAGATAGCCCACTATTTGGGTTGGgggcgctgggggagggggggccggggggaggtggggagttagCTTATTTGAAGTTAAGTTGTACTAttagaatttaaatttaaatttaaattccattcaAAACTACTACTCAGTCATTTTATTTTTCTGGAAATCAAACTGATTTGCAACAAGCCTATCTCACCGAGTGTTTATTTGGTTTGCCTTTCAAGAGATTGAAGTATCATACAAAACATGTATCCAATCTGGGTTATGTGATTCTTAACACCAAGATGTCCAAGCCACTTATGGAGTGACAAGGCACCATTGAGCCAAAATTATATCTATAGCAGTCCTGAACTTTAACTGGATAATTGACATTTACCTGCCCTTGAAGCAATGTGCAGCAGACAGAATCCATCTACAGGCCACAAGGGTTGCTCCACAAATGTGATTTCCATAAATCTGCAAACTTGTTTGAAAAGGCCACTCGCCATCCCTTGTGCCTTTTCCACCTATAATTCTGCCAGTTACTGTTTTTTGACGTCCACAACCTTTcacaaaaagcagttttattaaAATGAATTCTATTAGGAAGTGCAAAATGTGCCACAAAGAATATGCTTCTATTCTTGACATATTAAAATCATATGCAGAAAATTTAGAATATTTTCATATTCATAGAGGGGGACCAGACAACCACTTGTGCAAACTGACTGAAGCCATCTAATGCAATGCTGACTCAACCAGCGGTAAAGTACAAACCatcaaaaaatattctgtttgCCCCTCCAATCACTTCACTGGGAATCTGGAGTTTGCGCTCCAATTACTAATGAACCAAATAGTGGCACTTCACCCTCCAACCCTTTTGAATTTACAAAGCTTCTATTTAATCCCCAAGTTTTAATCTTACTTTTAAACTATAACCTCCCATTTCAGATTTTGTTTTAGTTAATCCCCATTGTATGCATTCTATAGCTCCAACACCCTCCCTTTAATGTAGATGCCCAGAGTGCCAGCCAGACCATTAGTTTGTACAAGCACAAATTCATTGCCTTGCAGTATCCTTGTACATAAGTGCAGAATGAAAATGttacttttaatattttaatttaagaaTACAATTGCAACTTACCACATGCTGCATGATCAGATCTTTTACAAGCATCGTTATCCATACATTTGGCTGGGAAGTAAAGGACTGCAAAACAAATAAAACATTTGTATTAGAAGGTTAGGTACACATACCAATTATTATGAAACAATCCTTCATGCCAACCCTCTCATAGGTTACATCGCTCTATTTAGAGAGCCAGTTGAGATCAGGACACAGCTGGACCTGTTTTTATAGCATTTTGGATTTTAGGGTGTAGGGCAAAAAGGGGGAAGTATTAGACATTCACAATTAAATTCTAATTTAATCAGAAATGTGTCACATTAACCTAGTTCAAAAAGAAACTTGTATTTTATTTTCTCCTCCCCTGAAAACAAAGCAACTGCAGCACGAATATTACTCATGGATCCATTTATGAAAGCCCTTCAAAAACACGGGTTAGAAGAACAGCTGCAATTGTTCAATGTTTTAGCCTTCTTAAATAGCTAAGGGAATGTTAAAAGAGCTTTGACAGGTGTCCATTCAAAACAGCAATTTGTCGGTTTTCCCCATAGACACCAGTCAACCTGCTGGTGTTTCTCCAACATCAGCAGTACTTTACAATCATAAACGCCTGGTACTGAATTGTTAAAACAGCAGCACAAATGAGATCAGAGGTAGCTAGGCCTGCAATTTCCTGACACCAgccagcctgttcctgctgctgggacatttttaaaaaaaaaaatggcacttAAGGGGAGGGAAAGGCAACCAGTCCACAAGCAGCAGGTGGACAATTGTGTcccttaaaaaaaaaaggacttAAGGCTACTGTGCAGATGCCAACTGGAACTTTGAGGCCAAACACCCAATGATGAATAGGTGATATTTTCATGCTCCCAGCACCCTCCCACCCTGTGACCATGATTTCAAGATGAGCACAACTGCAGCGACATGTTATCCTGCCAAGGGACCTCCAGTATAACAGCCTGCCAgctgtgtcttttttttttaaaaaagtctccaAGCAGGTGCATTCTCCAATTGGCTCTCCAGACTCAGGAGCCTGCCTGTCATTCTTAATCAGATGAGTGTACATCCTGATTACTGACTGACCTGGTTGTCAAAAAATTGTGTCAGGCACCAATGCAACATGGTGCCAAGACCTGGAAATGCACCCAGTGTCCTGACCTCATGCAAGAGAGATTGTTTTTGACAAGTAGTAACCTCAATTTAATTACCCCAATAACAGAATGGTGACCCCACTATTGAAAATATTGCTGCAAACATTGCCAGTTCATTTGATTTACATTAACTACAGGGCAGCAGTTTAACCTGGTTGGTGAGAAAGCTTTCAGAAACAATATGGGACTTGGACAAATGTTGATTAATCAATTAAAACCAGAACAGACTGGACATGGCCaaatagctttttttaaaatggtggtaAGAGGTTTGGTTAATGGGGGGCATGCAGTTGATGtgatagacttccaaaaggcattgataaagtgccacataacaggcttgtcagcaaagttagagcccatggaataaaacggATAATAGCAACAATAGctatcacctggaaggacaaggacagcagacaaatgggaacactgctacctgcaagctcctctccaagccactcaccatccctaTTTGGAAATacgtcactgttccttcactgttgctgggtcaaaatctaggaactccctccctaacagtgctgtgggttgtacctacacctacagactgcagcggttcaagaaagcagctcactaccaccttcaagggcaactagggatgggcaataaatgctagcgtagcccacaatccatgaatgaataaaaaggcaacatggatacaaaactggctgaacAAACAGGAAACAGTCAGGGTGAAAGGTTGTTTTTCACACTGGAGGAAGATACGCACTGGGGTTTTTCCAGGGGGTCGGTATTAGGATCACTGCTTTtctatacattaatgacctagacttgggtgtacagggcaatttcaaaatttgcagatgaaaacTTGGAGGTTTCtgagaggatagtgatagacttcaaaaggaatagacaggatggtggaatgggtagacaagtggcagaataaatttaatgcagagaagtgcgagTGATACCCTGGGACTTTGCTACTAGATGTatctgtgcacaaatcattgaaggtgacagggtagATTGAGGAAACAACtaagcatacaagatcctgagctttataagtAATGGTGGCAAATACaaaaaggaagttatgataaacttgtataaaacaatgGTTTGGTCCCGACTGGACTATTCaatccagttctggacaccagaTTTTCAGGAAAGGTGtataaaaaaaaagcagaaaattcaGGAGACTAGTTCCAGGGAAGAGGAGCTTGTGTTATGAAGTcagtttggagaagctgaggttgttctccttggaagacAGAAGGTGGAGATTCGATAGAGGTGTTCCGAATGAGGAGATTGGACTGAGCAGCTGGGAAAAAACTGTTCCTGTTTCCAGAAGAATCAAGAGAATTGAATAATTGCCTGAAGAGAAAATTTTgcaggactatagggaaagacaggggagtgagactaggtGAGTTGTActtgagcaaaaacaaaaatagttggaaaaactcagcaagtctgacagcatctgctgagaggaacacagttaacgtttcgagtccgtatgactcttcaacagaactaagggaaaatagaaaggtgaaatataagctggttcaaggtggggtgggacaggtacagctggatagagggccaatgataggtggagataaccaaaatatgtcatagacaaaaggacaaaggtgttgaagctgatgatattatctaaggaatgtgataataaaggtacagatagccctagtggaggtggggtggggggaagggatcgaaataggctaaaaggcaaagataaaacaatggatggaaatacatttaaaaataatggaaataggtggggaaagaaaaatctatataaaatatttggaaaaaagggggattggaaaggctgtaaagtgcctagtcagaagatgaggtgctgttcctccagtttgcgttgagcttcactggaacaatgcagcaagccaaggatggacatgtgggcatgagagcagggtggagtgttgaaatggcaagcaacagggaggtctgtgtcatgcttgcggacagcccaaaggtgttctgcaaagcggtcacccagtctgcgtttggtctctccagtgtagaggaaactgcattgggaggagcgaacgcagtagactaaattgagggaagtgcaagtgaaatgctgcttcacttgaaaggagtgtttggacccttggacggtaaggagaggggaaataaaggggcaggtgttgcaccttctgcggttgcatgggaaggtgccgtgggagggggttgaggtgtagggggtgatggaggagtggaccagggcgtccTGGAGGAaggatccctgtggaatgctgctggggctggggggtggttgaagggaagatgtgtttgatggtggcgtcatgctggagttggcggaaatggtggaagatgatcctttgaatgcagaagtTTGTTGGgttataagtgaggacaagggggaccctatcatggtactgggagggagaggaaggtatgagggcagatgcgcaggagatgggccggacacggttgagggccctgttaaccacagtgggtggaaaacctcagtcaaggaagaaggaagacatgtcagaggaactgtttttgaaagtggcatcagacagttgcgatggaggcgaagaaactaagagaatgggatggagtccttacaggaagcgggtgtgaggtagctgtgggagtcggtaggcttgtaatgaatatttggTGGAACGTCTATCACCAaaaattgagacagggaggtcaaggaagggaagtgtcagagatgaaccatgtgaaaatgatggaggggtggaaattggaagcaaaattaataaatttttccaggtccagacaagagcatgaagcagcaccgaagtaatcattgatgtactggagaaagttgtgggagggggccggagtaggactggaacaaggaatgttccacatacctcaaagagagaggcataactggggcctatgcatgtacccatagccacaccctttatttggagaaagtgagaggagttgtacttgagagctggcatggacatgacaggaccttctgtgctgtaaccattctataatccCTTGTACCCATTCTTACTCCATTATTAGAAAGTTATCAGAGTCCCACTCactcaagctcaacaccatttATTTTGTTTGATTAGTGTCCATCCCTTTCCAATACCAGCACATTGCAGCTTCTGTACAATCTACAGATTACACTGCAAAAGCTCTTAGCTATTTCCACTTAAAAACCAAGAACAAAAGTAAATATGTCAAGTGAACATCTTAAGCTCCAAGACACAACAAGGGACATTCATCAGTGGAGTGGGAGAATCCAATCCCCAACAGAAGTATCACCACAACAGTTGTAACAGTTCAGAGGAAACCTTTTCAGGACAACCAGGGATAAACAGTCTTATATacataccaagcacaaagaaaACCACACTATTACTTCAGCTACAGTCATACCACTATCTCCATAAAGTCATATTCAAAACTAGTTTGGGAGTAACAGGTAAGAATTGTAATTAATTTGAAAACAGGGTAAAGCATAAAAAAGTTACCTTCCAACGTAACTCATTAGAGAATCAAGCAGAGTTTGAAAATATTGCGATAGCAATGGCCTTcaggaaatgttagaaatacAAAGGTCAGCACCTCTAGGAAAGAAGTGAAGTTAAGTCTCATGTTCATGTCCTTCCTCAGAACTGTTTTGATGAAGGGCATAGAACCAAAACATTAATCTAGGTTTTCCACTTCATAGAGGTAGTCTGAACTGCTGTATATTTCCAACATTCCGCACTTTTTAAACCAGCTTTTAAAGAATCTTAAACTTGATTGTACCGAATTATCCTGTAAATACGTTCTTAATTACTCTTCCAGAAAGATCAGCTGAACAGTTATGAGAACTCCATCATTCATCTGTACATTCAAATTAAACACTCTCTCAAAGAGCTTTAATCTATTACACCGCTAAACATAATCCCGCCTCGATCCAGTGAGAAAAATAATCATACTCACTCAACATAACCACAATCAGCACCGCCACTATAACAACAAACAGCAAGATTGAAATTATTGCAAAGATTTTTAAAGTTTTAGCACTCGGTCTCAGTATCTTGACTTTCTGAGGTCGCGGAGCTTCTATATTCGTAATGATCATTTTAACTGCGGAGACAAATTCGCGCCGAAACCACAAATACAGCTTTAGCTGGCTCTGCCTGCTCCTACACCCACTAAGTATCCTAGTAACTACTACTCTCAACCACAAACAGCCCATGTTTAGAGTAAGTACGCGTTATTTATAAAGGCGAGTGATTGCCCCTAGTTATGAGTCACTTAGTAAATTTCCACGTGTCGAATGTAGTTTCGGGTGTGGATTTTTATTGTTGCAGTAAGTTTCTACCTGAGCATTGTGGCATTAGCAGGTTTTATCGTGAATGAAAGCAGGTAGAACAAGTTGGggtcttttttttcaaaaaaggaatATTTGCACAAGAACTCGTAGAGCCAGCATTTTAAAAGGAATTAATATATTGCAACGACATTATAGAACTGCATAACATAAGAATGGATTGTTATTCGACATTCACGAGCTGGGTATAGGAAACAAATCCATTCGTTTTCAAATTTGCTTAGGGCATTAAAACAAGGAGCGGACTGAGGACAGGATTTTTGTTAAGGACTCGAGAATTTGCATTAGTTACAGAATTGAGCATGCCAATTAAATTTTATACTGATTAATTTAAACTTTTGCATATTGGTCGGAAATGTGTCACCTAGAATTGaattggtgagggtgagtgtgaatggcGGTAGATTCATCATTTTGAATATCTCGGCAATGGGACTAAACAATTCAAAAGGACTCCGATTTTTGAATTATGTAACTTAAACTGAAGAGCAGAAGAAGAGTGCAGAGCTTATGTGAAAGCATTAGGATGCACTGACAGACGAACTTTGGAGTACCGTGTTCAATTCTAGTCAATTTGCCATAAATCTATGTTAAAGAGGCTGCAGATAAGATTGATCCCAAGCATCCTGGAGATAAActatcaggaaataatggagaaAATCATGTTCTACAATCTGAAGGGAAGATAGTTAAGGGAAAACTCATTTAAGATACATCTTTTATGGTATACACAAGGCTGTCCAAAACACCATAAGGTGTAATGTTCACCTTTTGGAGTATGTAAAGGCTTGATTCACGTGCCTTAAATAAAGAGAGGACTATATATTTGACAAACTTACTTATGGGTAGGACACGATTATGTTTGTTTCAAGAACAGAGCAGGTGTCTTGTACGTCTCCAGTTCTGTTGAatagtcatgaggactcgaaatgtcaactgtactcttctctgccgatgctgccagacctgctgagtttttctaggtattttttattttttgttttggatttccagcatccgcagtttttttgtttttatcccactctgcctctctggCTTCTTGATCCTCCTGCTCACCGACCCTCCCTTTCACCAACCCTCCGACTCCCTGACCCTTCTGCTCACCAACCCTCCCATACATCatctctcctgctccctgatcctcccactcaccgaccctcCAGCTCACTGACGCTCTGATTCGGCGACTCTTCTGCTTCCTggtcctcccactcactgcctctcctgctctctgatcCTCCCACTCACAGATCCTCCCGCTTCCCGATCCTCCTGCTCACCGACCCTCCTGCTTCCCAATCCTCCTGCTCACCCCCGCTCCTGCTCCCCAATCCTCCTGCTCACCGACCCCCCCTTTCCTGACCCTCTCAGTTACCACCTCTTCCACTTGCTGTTTccctctcctgcaccctcttGGTTGCAGCTTCCCTCTTCTGAATCCAGGTTGTGATCGAGGGCTTAGGAGAGGGGTGGAAGAGCGAGGAAGGGAAAAATAAGAGTGGGAGCATTGGGCAGGGAAGTAGTGAGTGGAAGAATTAGTGAGTGGGTGGGAGGTGAGCGAGAGAGGCCACAAGTGGGGGGTTGAGGAGCAGAAGAGG from Carcharodon carcharias isolate sCarCar2 chromosome 1, sCarCar2.pri, whole genome shotgun sequence encodes:
- the LOC121282569 gene encoding serine protease 27-like isoform X1, producing MIITNIEAPRPQKVKILRPSAKTLKIFAIISILLFVVIVAVLIVVMLILYFPAKCMDNDACKRSDHAACGCGRQKTVTGRIIGGKGTRDGEWPFQTSLQIYGNHICGATLVACRWILSAAHCFKGRNNTAIWTAVFGLRFLDQPNKHEVQRQTIKKIIIHPQKTSSSFDYDVALLELAHPVQYTNFVQPACLPAATASFISGRRCIIIGWGTTEENGSPSNELLQTEVKVFNNSQCQEVMPRITKQMICAGFFEGGRDACQGDSGGPLLCQDENSQAWMVAGIVSFGAGCGRPNQLGVYARTTAFQEWIGEVING
- the LOC121282569 gene encoding transmembrane protease serine 6-like isoform X2, which translates into the protein MDNDACKRSDHAACGCGRQKTVTGRIIGGKGTRDGEWPFQTSLQIYGNHICGATLVACRWILSAAHCFKGRNNTAIWTAVFGLRFLDQPNKHEVQRQTIKKIIIHPQKTSSSFDYDVALLELAHPVQYTNFVQPACLPAATASFISGRRCIIIGWGTTEENGSPSNELLQTEVKVFNNSQCQEVMPRITKQMICAGFFEGGRDACQGDSGGPLLCQDENSQAWMVAGIVSFGAGCGRPNQLGVYARTTAFQEWIGEVING